The following are encoded together in the Xanthobacter autotrophicus Py2 genome:
- a CDS encoding peptidase S8 and S53 subtilisin kexin sedolisin (PFAM: peptidase S8 and S53 subtilisin kexin sedolisin~KEGG: ter:Tery_4393 peptidase S8 and S53, subtilisin, kexin, sedolisin) codes for MSAAKTEDGASRRTSRLRRHLAISTHALRQRPVNLAITFAPADPTVPGPTRLGFAASGASLEQLRPDPLRMDMALHQLSRMGVSILSRGSFSASAQLAPDNFEKLFGTRLSRFRTRGDRPAFLFPHDGGPWSPQDDIARLIDDAYIQWPATPMTTPPAPIGAFGPDRVYLPNDLANLLNASGPAVRGMSGAGVRVAMVDTGFSLDHPYFLNRRFSVLTAPGADGTRDRDGHGTAMCANLFAIAPDIDFIGISLGLPDGSVPIDALHGGILLALAHQPDILVLSIAYDLRSDITDLEAERLPGSCVALALQLQNAVARGVTVVCAGGNGQFAFPAMLPEVIAAGGCVVDAGGEVRASNIASGFRSNIYPGRTVPDVCGIAGSLEKQAYLMLPCPPGSWLDRSCAGLPDGTGVNDGWCFTGGTSAAAPQVAAVCALMLQANPKLTARDIRSVLNRTASDVAFGTSSAMTGGRAATIGNDLATGFGLVNAGACLHLI; via the coding sequence ATGAGTGCCGCCAAGACCGAGGACGGGGCCTCGCGCAGGACGTCGCGGCTCCGTCGTCACCTGGCGATATCCACCCATGCCCTGCGCCAACGCCCGGTCAACCTCGCAATTACGTTCGCGCCCGCCGATCCCACGGTGCCGGGGCCCACTCGGCTAGGCTTTGCCGCAAGCGGCGCCTCGCTAGAGCAACTGCGCCCCGACCCCCTTCGGATGGACATGGCGCTGCACCAGCTCTCGCGGATGGGCGTCTCCATTCTGTCACGCGGCAGCTTTTCGGCCAGCGCGCAGCTCGCGCCGGACAATTTCGAGAAGCTGTTCGGCACGCGGCTTTCGCGATTTCGCACCCGGGGGGATCGGCCTGCCTTCCTGTTTCCCCATGACGGGGGACCCTGGTCTCCGCAGGACGACATCGCCCGTCTGATCGACGATGCCTATATCCAGTGGCCGGCCACGCCCATGACGACCCCACCTGCACCAATCGGAGCTTTCGGGCCGGATCGCGTGTATCTGCCGAACGATCTTGCAAACCTGCTAAATGCGAGCGGCCCGGCGGTTCGCGGCATGAGCGGGGCTGGGGTGAGGGTCGCCATGGTCGATACCGGCTTCTCGCTGGACCACCCCTATTTCCTCAATCGCCGCTTCTCAGTGCTTACTGCTCCCGGCGCGGACGGGACGCGCGACCGGGATGGCCACGGCACCGCCATGTGCGCCAACTTGTTTGCCATCGCTCCAGATATCGATTTCATCGGCATTTCGCTCGGCCTGCCCGATGGCTCGGTGCCGATCGACGCCCTGCATGGGGGCATTTTGCTGGCGCTTGCGCATCAACCGGACATTCTGGTGCTGTCCATCGCCTACGACCTGCGCAGCGACATCACCGATCTGGAGGCCGAGCGGTTGCCGGGCTCATGCGTTGCCCTCGCGCTCCAACTCCAGAATGCTGTGGCGCGCGGAGTAACCGTGGTATGCGCGGGCGGCAACGGGCAGTTCGCCTTCCCTGCAATGCTGCCCGAAGTCATCGCCGCAGGCGGCTGCGTGGTCGATGCTGGCGGCGAGGTACGCGCTTCCAATATCGCCAGCGGCTTTCGCTCCAATATCTATCCAGGCCGAACCGTGCCCGACGTGTGCGGCATTGCCGGGAGCCTGGAAAAGCAAGCCTATCTTATGCTTCCCTGCCCGCCCGGCAGTTGGCTTGACCGCAGTTGTGCCGGCTTGCCCGATGGCACAGGCGTAAACGACGGATGGTGCTTCACCGGCGGCACCTCCGCCGCAGCGCCGCAGGTTGCCGCGGTCTGTGCGCTTATGCTGCAAGCCAACCCCAAGCTGACCGCGAGGGACATTCGCTCGGTGCTGAATCGCACCGCAAGCGACGTCGCCTTTGGGACGTCGAGCGCGATGACCGGCGGCAGAGCAGCGACCATCGGGAATGACCTCGCCACTGGCTTCGGCCTGGTTAATGCCGGCGCATGCCTGCACCTGATCTAG